A region from the Anaerolineae bacterium genome encodes:
- a CDS encoding Glycosyltransferase, with protein MKTEQSLILSTKSNFEVLFEHIRPRVPLVSVIVSLYNYQHFIEECLNSVKEQTLPHIDLIVVDDCSKDDSIVVVKKWMQKNSHRFERCSLFRHNHNSGLAQTRNTAFAQARTPYVFVLDADNVLYPRCLERHLQVLSQCDASFAYSYLEVFGARRGLQNTVKWEKEILQYGNMVDAMVLLRKSAWEQAGGYSVMEVMGWEDYDLWFKIGRNGGWGILIPEILARYRVHSKSMLRTITNPKSDRLREILLDSYPEYFTDHRIRMDILTKAKRWDEAISACQAALMEEDEPYLWDHLLWLYLQANKQNELNETAIQILRRHPERATDLVNRLDPKLVKEVLYQFLQTQSPTPGIYFALARAHLVEGEIEKCLYNAKIARDLAEKRRFTIEQLLDDGKLNEAQQIIELWHREDPENVEILFYKALLEMRQQRVYSALAKFDQLIKCGYKSCQVLENYIDAALQANKKGIALKLLQDMILLEPDQSWIDAMSRLASKHPSVMIFNALYKSTQPDSVRQEKYASETLKLLLDSPDIVEAFQKYSNRFDDYLVKYIRKKAQEESNQTDPKIGEALSELADYIEQWINQG; from the coding sequence ATGAAAACTGAACAATCTCTTATCTTATCGACCAAATCTAATTTTGAAGTGCTATTCGAGCATATAAGACCCAGAGTTCCACTGGTCAGTGTCATTGTCAGCCTTTATAACTATCAGCATTTTATTGAGGAATGTCTTAATTCTGTTAAAGAACAGACACTACCTCATATAGATTTGATTGTGGTGGATGATTGCTCGAAAGACGACTCAATTGTTGTTGTAAAAAAGTGGATGCAAAAGAACAGTCATAGATTCGAACGATGTTCTCTTTTCCGCCACAACCATAACTCTGGACTGGCACAGACACGAAATACAGCTTTTGCGCAAGCGCGCACTCCCTATGTTTTTGTATTAGACGCTGATAATGTCTTATACCCACGGTGCCTGGAAAGACACCTGCAGGTGCTCAGTCAGTGCGATGCCAGCTTTGCCTATAGCTATCTAGAGGTGTTTGGTGCCAGACGGGGATTGCAGAATACAGTTAAGTGGGAGAAAGAAATCCTTCAATATGGAAACATGGTTGACGCGATGGTCCTGTTGCGTAAAAGTGCCTGGGAACAAGCTGGTGGATATTCCGTCATGGAAGTCATGGGGTGGGAGGATTATGACCTTTGGTTCAAGATAGGCAGGAATGGCGGATGGGGTATCTTGATCCCCGAAATTCTCGCTCGCTATAGAGTGCATTCGAAGTCTATGCTGCGCACAATTACGAATCCAAAATCGGACCGCCTGCGAGAGATTCTGCTCGACTCCTATCCCGAGTATTTTACCGACCATCGTATCCGCATGGATATCTTAACAAAAGCAAAAAGATGGGATGAAGCGATCTCAGCCTGCCAGGCAGCTTTGATGGAGGAAGACGAACCCTACCTATGGGATCATTTGCTATGGTTGTATTTACAAGCGAATAAACAAAACGAACTCAATGAAACAGCTATCCAGATATTAAGACGCCATCCAGAGCGAGCAACAGATCTGGTGAATAGGTTGGATCCCAAATTGGTCAAAGAGGTTCTTTATCAATTCCTACAGACTCAGTCACCAACCCCGGGAATTTATTTTGCATTGGCAAGGGCACATTTAGTGGAAGGGGAAATTGAAAAATGCTTGTATAACGCAAAAATTGCCCGAGATTTAGCGGAAAAGCGTAGATTTACAATAGAACAACTTCTCGATGATGGAAAATTGAATGAAGCCCAACAGATTATTGAACTATGGCACCGAGAAGATCCTGAAAATGTGGAAATCTTATTTTACAAAGCTCTGCTTGAAATGAGGCAACAGCGGGTGTATAGCGCCTTAGCAAAGTTTGACCAACTTATAAAGTGTGGCTATAAATCCTGTCAAGTCTTGGAAAATTATATTGATGCGGCTTTGCAAGCGAATAAAAAGGGAATCGCTCTGAAGCTGTTGCAGGATATGATCTTGCTAGAGCCAGATCAAAGCTGGATTGATGCAATGAGTCGCTTAGCTTCAAAGCATCCATCAGTTATGATCTTTAATGCACTCTACAAATCCACCCAACCTGATTCGGTGAGACAGGAGAAGTATGCCTCCGAGACGCTGAAATTACTACTTGATTCTCCTGATATAGTTGAAGCGTTTCAAAAATATTCTAATCGCTTTGACGATTATTTAGTGAAATATATCCGCAAAAAAGCCCAGGAAGAAAGCAACCAAACTGACCCGAAAATCGGGGAAGCATTATCCGAACTGGCTGATTATATAGAGCAATGGATCAATCAAGGTTGA
- a CDS encoding NAD synthetase: MVKIDLSINTDLARTILSGFIRSEIQRVGFDHAVVGLSGGVDSALACFLAAEALGPENVLAVCMPYRSSSPESLQHAQLVIDALGVHSVIIPITEMVDPLIGRDPQMNAVRRGNIMARARMIVLYDQSEVFKGLVVGTGNKTEILLGYTTLYGDSACALNPLGDLYKTQVRQLARAMGVPEVIVAKPPTADLWQGQTDEGELGFTYAEVDQLLYLLVDQRYSPQDCIEAGFSAEFVQKVVERMRRNHFKRVLPPIAKLTNRTVGYDFLYLRDWGT, from the coding sequence ATGGTAAAGATTGATTTGAGCATTAATACCGATCTGGCACGCACGATTTTGAGCGGATTTATTCGCTCCGAAATTCAGCGAGTTGGTTTTGATCATGCCGTTGTTGGGCTGTCTGGAGGGGTGGATTCGGCTTTAGCGTGCTTCTTAGCTGCGGAAGCGTTAGGGCCTGAGAACGTTTTAGCAGTCTGTATGCCCTATCGTTCTTCCTCTCCTGAATCACTCCAGCATGCCCAACTGGTCATTGATGCCTTAGGGGTGCACTCGGTTATCATTCCAATTACAGAGATGGTTGATCCCTTGATTGGGCGCGATCCGCAAATGAACGCCGTGCGCCGCGGCAATATCATGGCGCGGGCGCGCATGATCGTTTTGTATGATCAATCGGAGGTTTTCAAGGGCCTGGTGGTCGGTACAGGAAATAAGACCGAGATTTTGTTAGGTTATACAACGCTCTATGGTGACTCGGCTTGTGCTTTAAATCCGCTTGGCGATCTGTACAAAACGCAGGTACGTCAACTGGCGCGGGCAATGGGTGTTCCTGAGGTGATCGTTGCCAAACCTCCCACAGCCGATTTATGGCAGGGACAGACCGACGAAGGTGAGCTGGGTTTCACCTATGCAGAGGTGGATCAACTGCTTTACTTGCTGGTTGACCAACGCTACAGCCCACAGGACTGCATTGAAGCCGGCTTCTCTGCTGAGTTTGTCCAAAAAGTGGTCGAGCGGATGCGGCGCAATCACTTCAAACGTGTGCTTCCCCCGATTGCCAAACTGACGAACCGCACGGTGGGATATGACTTTCTTTACCTCCGTGATTGGGGTACGTAA
- a CDS encoding Glutamine amidotransferase chain of NAD synthetase, translated as MRFKVALAQLNTHLGDLQRNLQKHLTLIEQARLQGAELIVFPELSLTGYVLQDLVSSVALSPYKEDPIFGALLEASQAIDVTVGFVEEDKRHRFFIAAAYLSQGQVLHIHHKLYLPTYGLFDEGRFFAWGDSISAFDTRFGRVGMLICEDFWHASPPYLLWLDGADLFLFMSASPGRGLSAAPKLESARWVEQLVQAYANLFTAFVVHANRVGYEDGLHFWGGSTLFDPDGVLLAKAPYFEEGLTFAEVDLNQLHRTRARLPLLRDERTALVQRELERILKRASQANR; from the coding sequence ATGAGATTCAAAGTTGCTTTAGCACAATTGAACACCCACCTCGGTGACCTTCAACGCAATTTACAGAAGCACCTGACGCTTATCGAGCAAGCCAGGTTACAGGGGGCAGAGTTGATTGTCTTCCCCGAGCTATCGCTGACGGGTTATGTTCTGCAAGATTTGGTTTCTTCCGTGGCGCTTTCACCTTATAAAGAGGATCCGATCTTCGGAGCGTTGCTGGAAGCCAGTCAGGCAATCGATGTTACGGTTGGTTTTGTCGAAGAGGACAAACGCCATCGCTTCTTCATCGCTGCTGCCTATCTGTCTCAAGGTCAGGTGCTTCATATTCATCATAAGCTCTATTTGCCTACCTACGGTCTCTTCGATGAAGGGCGCTTCTTTGCCTGGGGTGATTCTATCTCGGCTTTTGATACCCGTTTTGGTCGGGTAGGGATGTTGATCTGTGAGGATTTCTGGCATGCTTCTCCTCCTTACCTTCTCTGGCTGGATGGCGCAGATCTTTTCCTGTTTATGTCCGCCTCGCCGGGCCGCGGGCTGAGTGCTGCACCCAAGCTCGAATCGGCGCGCTGGGTGGAACAACTTGTTCAGGCTTATGCCAATCTCTTTACCGCTTTTGTCGTCCATGCCAATCGGGTGGGCTATGAGGATGGATTGCATTTTTGGGGCGGTTCGACGCTCTTTGACCCCGATGGAGTATTACTGGCGAAAGCGCCGTATTTTGAAGAAGGGTTGACTTTTGCTGAGGTAGACCTGAATCAATTGCATCGCACGCGGGCACGCTTGCCCCTCTTACGCGATGAACGCACTGCCCTGGTTCAGCGTGAGTTAGAGCGCATCTTGAAACGCGCCTCACAGGCAAACCGATAG
- a CDS encoding putative stomatin/prohibitin-family membrane protease subunit YbbK: protein MFFTSPTLQIGGTEFFGTLTCLIGVVVVLAVLFLASAIRIVPEYQRLVVFRLGRCIGSRGPGIVLLIPVIDRAVRVDLREQVREIPHQTAITKDNAPISIDFLWYFKVLDPTESVLQVGNFEAAAQGMATTTLRAVIGGIVLDDVLSEREHINNMLRTRLDEVTERWGVKVTNVEIREIIPPREVQEAMNRQMSAERIRRAVVTESTGTREAAINVAEGEKQAAILRAEGEKQAAILRAEGERQAQMLRAEGFSVALNKIFEVAKTIDQKTMTLQYFEALKNIGASPSTKYIFPLEFTSMLENFVKGKSE, encoded by the coding sequence ATGTTTTTCACATCCCCTACTTTACAAATCGGTGGCACTGAATTCTTTGGCACATTAACCTGTCTGATCGGGGTGGTGGTTGTACTGGCAGTCCTGTTTCTTGCCAGTGCCATCCGCATTGTCCCCGAATATCAACGCCTGGTTGTCTTTCGGTTAGGTCGCTGTATTGGCTCACGCGGGCCAGGCATTGTCCTTTTGATCCCGGTTATCGATCGCGCCGTGCGCGTCGATCTGCGGGAACAGGTGCGAGAAATCCCCCACCAAACCGCCATCACCAAAGACAACGCGCCAATTTCGATCGATTTTCTGTGGTACTTTAAGGTGCTTGATCCAACCGAGAGCGTCCTGCAGGTAGGAAACTTTGAAGCAGCCGCGCAAGGTATGGCAACCACCACGTTGCGCGCCGTCATCGGCGGAATTGTACTCGATGATGTTCTATCAGAACGGGAGCATATTAACAACATGCTGCGCACTCGTCTCGACGAAGTAACCGAACGCTGGGGTGTCAAAGTAACCAATGTTGAAATCCGCGAGATCATTCCACCGCGTGAAGTGCAGGAAGCAATGAATCGGCAGATGTCGGCTGAGCGTATCCGCCGTGCAGTCGTCACCGAATCGACCGGCACGCGCGAAGCTGCCATCAACGTGGCAGAAGGAGAGAAACAGGCGGCCATCCTGCGCGCTGAAGGTGAGAAACAAGCCGCGATCTTACGCGCCGAAGGTGAGCGCCAGGCTCAGATGCTCCGGGCTGAAGGATTTTCTGTCGCTCTGAATAAAATCTTTGAAGTGGCAAAGACCATCGATCAAAAAACCATGACCCTGCAATACTTCGAAGCCTTGAAGAATATCGGCGCAAGCCCCTCCACCAAATATATCTTCCCGCTGGAATTTACCAGCATGTTGGAAAATTTCGTCAAAGGGAAGAGTGAGTAA
- a CDS encoding Ribosomal-protein-S18p-alanine acetyltransferase, with product MESRQEYRKTTYTIQNANWRDLNALRQLEQICFPKDGWPLLDLIGVLTYPNIVRLKAVIDSRMVGFIAGDRREEGFLGWIATIGVLPEYRRQGIATALILECEKQLNTAVVRLNVRRSNLEAISLYKRLGYVQISTWPGYYSDGEEALILEKQNHL from the coding sequence ATGGAATCTAGACAAGAGTACAGAAAAACAACCTACACCATCCAAAACGCTAACTGGCGCGATTTGAATGCCCTTCGCCAACTCGAACAAATCTGTTTTCCCAAAGACGGCTGGCCTCTTCTCGACTTAATTGGCGTCTTGACCTATCCGAATATTGTGCGCTTGAAAGCCGTCATAGATAGTAGAATGGTCGGCTTTATTGCTGGCGATCGTCGTGAGGAAGGATTTTTAGGTTGGATCGCGACCATTGGTGTATTGCCTGAATATCGGCGCCAGGGCATAGCGACTGCCTTAATTCTCGAATGCGAAAAACAGTTAAATACCGCTGTCGTTCGCCTCAATGTCCGCCGCTCGAATCTTGAGGCAATCTCACTCTATAAGCGACTTGGCTATGTTCAAATCTCCACCTGGCCAGGTTACTACTCAGATGGTGAAGAAGCCTTAATTTTAGAAAAGCAGAATCATCTCTAA
- a CDS encoding Ribonuclease D has translation MPKSTIGVQPNLIQDSLHLHEWVDRLLEQPLVAVDTESNSLYAYQERVCLIQFSTPEDDLLIDPLSLPDLRRLNEVFRNPQIRKVFHAAEYDLLCLQRDFGFEFQNLFDTMIAARILGRPQVGLGSLLEAEFGVHLDKRFQRANWGQRPLPPDLLLYAQEDTRYLIPLYQRLEKELVEKGLDALAREDFQRLLAINGKVKERNGHNDCWHIQGVYDLPQEKIPILQELCEVRDQIARRLDRPLFKVISDQKLIEIALASPTDLDQLKRLGCLSKHQLERHGAALLAAVQRGLRRPPIYPPRNCRPSDAYLARLEALRQWRKTTAQQLGVPSDIVLPRDIMLRLTESPPTTLAELRQAMEDVPYRFEHFGKQILTLLHSTL, from the coding sequence ATGCCGAAAAGCACCATTGGTGTGCAACCAAATTTAATCCAGGATAGCTTGCATCTTCACGAGTGGGTTGACCGCCTGCTCGAGCAACCGCTCGTTGCAGTAGACACCGAGTCGAACAGCTTATATGCCTATCAGGAACGAGTCTGTTTGATTCAATTTTCCACCCCAGAAGATGACCTTCTGATTGACCCTCTGAGCCTTCCCGATCTGAGACGATTGAATGAGGTTTTTCGCAACCCCCAAATCCGCAAAGTCTTTCATGCAGCAGAATACGACCTGTTATGTTTGCAACGCGATTTCGGTTTTGAATTCCAGAACCTATTTGACACCATGATCGCCGCGCGCATCCTGGGTCGTCCTCAGGTTGGCTTAGGAAGTCTCTTAGAGGCGGAGTTTGGCGTTCACCTGGACAAACGCTTTCAACGGGCAAACTGGGGGCAAAGGCCCTTGCCCCCAGATTTACTCCTATACGCCCAAGAGGACACCCGCTATTTAATCCCCCTCTACCAGCGTTTAGAAAAAGAGTTGGTCGAAAAAGGTCTTGATGCCCTCGCCAGGGAAGATTTCCAACGACTACTTGCAATAAACGGCAAGGTCAAAGAGAGAAATGGACACAACGACTGCTGGCATATCCAGGGCGTGTATGACCTTCCGCAGGAAAAAATCCCCATCCTGCAAGAGCTTTGTGAGGTGCGAGATCAAATTGCCCGGCGGCTGGATCGTCCCTTATTCAAAGTCATTTCCGACCAAAAACTCATCGAAATTGCTTTAGCATCCCCAACCGATCTGGACCAACTCAAACGACTGGGCTGCCTGTCGAAACATCAACTCGAACGTCATGGCGCAGCGCTGCTTGCAGCCGTCCAACGGGGATTGCGGCGTCCCCCCATTTATCCGCCTCGTAATTGCCGACCGAGTGATGCCTATTTAGCCCGTTTGGAAGCTCTGCGGCAATGGCGGAAAACCACCGCCCAACAATTGGGTGTCCCATCGGATATTGTCTTACCTCGTGACATTATGCTACGGCTAACCGAATCTCCACCCACAACTCTGGCTGAATTGCGTCAAGCCATGGAAGATGTTCCATACCGTTTTGAGCATTTCGGAAAGCAAATTTTGACCCTTCTTCACTCTACCCTGTAA
- a CDS encoding Metallo-beta-lactamase family protein, RNA-specific: MRITFFGAAQTVTGSQHLLEINGSRLLLDCGLFQGRRAESYERNWRLPFPAHQVEAMILSHAHIDHSGNIPNLVKNGFSGRIYATPATAHLTKIMLLDSAHIQEDDAEYLNRKRRKKGEPPIEPIYSSLDAARVAPHFSEIPYDEPFEPVPGVTARLIDAGHILGSAAICLDIEEKRQRFRLWFSGDIGRPDLPIIRDPVLPEHADYLVMECTYGDKYHADPQQAYDELRQTVHRTINRGGKVIIPAFAVGRTQEIVYSLHRMINQGELPPLPVYVDSPLAVDVSEIFRQHPECFDEETRQLILNDRQHDLFGFRRLTYIRSVEESKALNERREPMVIISASGMAEAGRILHHLKNNIEDPRNTILIVSWQAPNTLGRRLAEQETKVRIFGEEYTRQAEVVTIGGYSAHAGQPHLLQYAQATASHAKRIFLVHGEPRGALPLIQKLKEIGIHRVEYPTLQQTYSL, translated from the coding sequence ATGCGAATTACTTTTTTTGGCGCTGCCCAAACCGTGACCGGTTCTCAACACCTGCTGGAAATCAACGGCTCAAGGTTACTGTTGGATTGCGGTTTGTTTCAGGGCAGGCGCGCCGAGTCCTATGAACGCAATTGGCGACTACCCTTTCCTGCTCACCAGGTGGAGGCCATGATCCTCTCCCACGCCCATATTGACCACAGTGGCAATATTCCCAATCTGGTTAAGAACGGCTTCAGCGGACGGATCTACGCCACCCCCGCCACCGCACATCTGACAAAGATTATGCTGTTGGATTCCGCCCATATTCAGGAAGATGATGCCGAATACCTCAATCGCAAACGACGAAAAAAAGGCGAACCGCCTATCGAACCGATCTATTCCAGCCTCGATGCTGCTCGAGTCGCTCCGCACTTTTCTGAGATTCCTTATGACGAACCTTTTGAGCCAGTTCCAGGCGTAACGGCACGTCTGATTGATGCCGGGCATATTCTCGGCTCAGCAGCCATCTGTCTGGATATCGAAGAGAAAAGGCAACGCTTTCGGCTCTGGTTCTCCGGTGATATCGGTCGTCCAGATCTCCCCATCATCCGCGACCCGGTCTTACCGGAGCATGCAGATTATTTAGTTATGGAATGCACTTACGGCGATAAATACCACGCTGACCCTCAACAGGCATATGATGAACTTCGCCAGACGGTTCATCGGACGATCAATCGAGGCGGAAAAGTGATCATTCCCGCCTTTGCTGTCGGCCGCACGCAAGAAATCGTCTATTCCTTACACCGAATGATCAATCAGGGAGAATTACCGCCCTTGCCCGTCTACGTCGACAGCCCACTGGCAGTCGATGTTTCTGAAATCTTTCGTCAACACCCGGAGTGTTTTGATGAGGAAACCCGTCAACTCATCCTCAACGACCGCCAACACGACCTGTTTGGTTTCCGTCGCTTAACTTATATCCGGAGTGTAGAAGAATCCAAGGCATTGAACGAGCGCCGCGAACCCATGGTGATCATTTCTGCTTCTGGTATGGCAGAAGCAGGTCGCATCTTGCATCACCTGAAGAACAACATCGAAGACCCGCGCAATACCATCCTGATTGTATCCTGGCAGGCTCCAAATACGTTGGGACGCCGCCTGGCAGAGCAAGAAACGAAAGTGCGCATTTTTGGCGAAGAATACACCCGCCAGGCAGAGGTAGTCACCATCGGGGGATATTCCGCCCATGCTGGACAACCTCACCTGCTTCAATATGCCCAAGCAACTGCCAGTCACGCAAAACGGATTTTCCTTGTGCACGGCGAACCGCGGGGCGCTTTGCCATTAATACAAAAACTAAAGGAAATCGGCATTCATCGGGTCGAGTATCCCACTCTCCAACAAACCTACAGCCTCTAA
- a CDS encoding Ribose operon repressor: protein MIFMKTVAQTFFKHFPLEVVSKQKESISMNRVTIKDVANRAGVSKSTVSHVLNKTRVVEEATRQKVLNAVEELGYRPSQVARSLISKRTKTAGLLISDVSNPFYPDVILGVEEIAFANDYSIFLCNTNYDLDRGLKLVQSLVDKSVDGILFMSSSMSLQMVQEAVENRIYAVVLDWEENNLDELASTITINFESGIQQAIRHLVEIGHQQIAHISGPLNLWTAQVRKNAFLKALEQNGLDARQAIILEGDLRIEGGRKAFEQLHKLNPRPSAVLAANDLMALGVLWAARNAGLELPKDLSVVGLDDIDLASKVSPSLSTVALPRREIGRIAMRLLLEMISEGKEATKSRLTVDTTFVLRQSTQRVG, encoded by the coding sequence ATGATTTTTATGAAAACGGTTGCGCAAACGTTTTTTAAGCACTTTCCGCTCGAGGTTGTTTCCAAACAGAAAGAAAGCATCTCAATGAACCGGGTCACGATTAAGGATGTTGCCAACCGAGCCGGCGTGTCAAAATCGACCGTATCACACGTCTTAAACAAAACACGGGTAGTCGAAGAAGCCACGCGGCAGAAAGTCCTGAATGCGGTTGAGGAACTGGGCTATCGCCCAAGCCAGGTTGCGCGGAGTTTGATCTCCAAGCGCACCAAAACGGCCGGGTTATTAATCTCCGATGTCAGTAATCCGTTTTATCCAGATGTTATCCTGGGTGTCGAAGAGATTGCATTCGCCAACGACTATTCGATTTTTTTGTGTAATACAAACTACGATTTAGATCGGGGATTGAAACTGGTGCAATCGCTGGTGGATAAATCGGTGGATGGGATTTTATTCATGTCCAGCAGCATGAGCTTGCAGATGGTTCAAGAAGCAGTCGAAAATCGTATTTACGCTGTTGTGCTGGACTGGGAAGAGAACAACCTGGATGAACTGGCATCCACCATCACCATCAATTTCGAAAGTGGAATCCAACAAGCCATTCGGCACCTGGTCGAAATTGGTCATCAGCAGATCGCTCATATCAGCGGTCCATTGAACTTGTGGACTGCGCAGGTGCGCAAGAACGCCTTTCTCAAGGCGTTAGAGCAAAACGGTTTAGATGCCCGCCAGGCTATCATTCTCGAAGGAGATCTGCGAATAGAAGGCGGACGCAAGGCCTTTGAGCAGCTCCATAAACTTAATCCTCGCCCCAGTGCGGTTTTGGCAGCCAATGACTTAATGGCTTTGGGTGTTCTCTGGGCAGCCCGCAACGCCGGCTTAGAATTACCGAAGGATTTATCGGTGGTGGGTTTAGATGACATCGATTTAGCCAGCAAAGTGTCCCCATCACTTTCAACCGTCGCCTTACCCAGGCGAGAAATCGGAAGAATAGCAATGCGACTGTTATTGGAGATGATCAGTGAGGGGAAAGAAGCCACCAAATCCCGCCTGACGGTCGATACAACCTTCGTTCTTCGTCAATCAACCCAACGTGTGGGGTGA
- a CDS encoding ABC transporter, permease protein, translating to MALQKTKKYKRKQYTFLDLLVFLFPMLVFLIILYGTLFWTIYVSFSDWKTITPNYQIVGFKWYQFIIAQPRFWVDVQNNLKWLILGVFPTVILAIFLAYLLELSPFPVVESYVRTLILYPVAMSFIVTGTIWSWMYEPNRGVFNTLLRQIGINSQLRFTTDPETATYWLILIFIWQYLGFAVIITQSSFRTSELQEMIEAATVDGAGKLRILFSIVLPNIRSGLMVLISLLLISTLKVFDIVYIVTFGGPGIQTDVLALNMWITTFQQRLFSAGAGLGVIIFLMAFILIIPYTVYALRKWFE from the coding sequence TTGGCACTCCAAAAAACCAAAAAGTACAAGAGAAAACAATATACTTTTCTTGACCTGCTGGTTTTCCTCTTTCCAATGTTGGTCTTTCTGATCATCCTTTACGGTACGCTCTTCTGGACAATTTATGTTTCCTTCTCGGATTGGAAGACCATCACCCCCAATTATCAAATCGTTGGCTTCAAATGGTATCAATTCATCATTGCCCAACCCCGCTTTTGGGTAGATGTGCAGAATAACCTTAAGTGGTTAATTTTGGGCGTTTTTCCAACGGTTATTCTTGCCATCTTTCTCGCCTATCTCCTGGAGCTCTCCCCCTTTCCTGTGGTTGAATCTTATGTTCGCACCCTGATTCTCTATCCGGTTGCCATGTCTTTCATCGTCACCGGCACGATCTGGTCCTGGATGTACGAACCCAACCGCGGCGTATTTAACACCCTCTTGCGCCAAATTGGCATTAACAGTCAACTGCGTTTTACCACCGACCCAGAAACGGCGACGTATTGGTTAATTCTGATCTTTATCTGGCAGTACCTGGGATTTGCGGTTATTATCACCCAATCCTCCTTTCGCACTTCCGAACTCCAGGAGATGATCGAAGCAGCCACCGTCGATGGAGCAGGGAAATTACGCATCCTGTTCTCGATCGTCCTGCCGAATATTCGCTCCGGCTTAATGGTTCTGATCTCCCTGCTGCTCATCTCAACCCTGAAAGTCTTCGATATTGTCTACATTGTCACCTTTGGCGGACCGGGCATCCAGACGGATGTCCTGGCATTGAATATGTGGATCACCACCTTTCAACAGCGTTTGTTCTCGGCCGGCGCCGGCTTAGGGGTGATTATCTTTCTCATGGCATTTATCCTCATCATTCCCTACACCGTTTACGCCCTCAGGAAGTGGTTCGAATGA
- a CDS encoding Oligopeptide transport system permease protein OppB, whose translation MLKYLLRRFSFLLLTLLITSMVVFAVTQLLPGDVARVILGREAGEAALEALREELGLNDPLPVQYGRWLTRFVSGDWGKSYSTKSEIRPLVLGRLRNSLMLAGVILVISVPLAIFLGVIAGLNENRWIDNLISIGSLAVVGLPEFVTGLVLIQIFAFQLKWLPANSTIRPTTSFLEALPMLILPALTATLVLLAYIARLTRAGVIEELKQQYVRTADLKGLPYHTVIFKHVLRNALIPTITVIAISMGWLISGLIVIENVFNYPGLGRLMVFAIDRRDLPLLQAVTMVAVVGFALSNLIADILYALLDPRIRLG comes from the coding sequence ATGCTGAAATACCTGCTACGACGCTTTAGTTTTCTTCTATTGACCTTGTTGATCACCTCGATGGTGGTTTTTGCTGTCACCCAACTGCTGCCTGGCGATGTGGCGCGGGTGATTCTCGGGCGCGAAGCTGGAGAAGCAGCTCTGGAAGCCTTGCGCGAAGAATTGGGCTTAAACGACCCCTTACCCGTCCAGTATGGACGTTGGTTGACCCGCTTTGTCAGCGGCGATTGGGGCAAATCCTATAGCACCAAATCCGAAATCCGCCCGCTGGTTTTGGGGCGCTTGCGCAACTCGTTGATGCTGGCCGGGGTGATTCTGGTCATCTCGGTGCCTTTGGCAATCTTCCTGGGGGTGATCGCCGGTTTGAATGAGAACCGCTGGATTGATAACCTGATCAGTATCGGCTCGCTGGCGGTGGTCGGTTTGCCAGAATTTGTGACCGGCTTGGTTTTGATTCAGATTTTTGCCTTTCAATTGAAATGGTTGCCGGCTAACTCAACCATTCGTCCAACCACGTCGTTTCTTGAAGCGTTGCCGATGTTGATTTTGCCTGCCCTGACCGCAACGCTGGTTTTGCTTGCCTATATTGCCCGCCTGACACGGGCGGGAGTGATCGAGGAATTAAAACAGCAATATGTACGCACGGCGGACTTAAAGGGCTTACCCTATCACACGGTAATCTTTAAGCATGTGCTGCGCAATGCTCTGATTCCCACCATTACCGTCATTGCCATTAGCATGGGATGGCTGATCAGTGGTCTGATTGTGATCGAGAACGTCTTCAACTATCCTGGTTTGGGGCGTCTGATGGTCTTTGCCATTGATCGGCGCGATTTGCCTCTCTTGCAGGCTGTGACCATGGTGGCGGTGGTGGGCTTTGCGCTTTCCAATTTGATTGCTGATATCTTGTATGCGCTGCTTGACCCGCGCATCCGCCTGGGATAG